In the genome of Verrucomicrobium sp., the window GTCTTGAGCATTTCGTCGCAAAACCCCTTCAGATGGGCGGCGTTCTGAAAGGAGCCCCGGCCCCGCACCTGGACATAGACGAGCTTGTCGCGGCGGGCTACCTGGACGGTCGATTTTTCCACAGAGGTACTCTGCGCCAAAGCCTCCCCGGGAGTCAATGTCGGGGAGGAGACACTTCTGGGTTGAATCGGCGTGAAAAGGGGAAGATACTCATTTTCTTCTACCGATGGCCGCCACCAAGCCGACCCCGACTCATGCATACGCCGAGGTTTGGGGCATCCTCTGCTTCGGCGGGGTGCTGTTGACTGTCCTCAGTCTCTTCTCCTATGACGCCTACGACATCGGCGTCAACACCTCCCAGGCCAACCTCCAGATCAACAACGCCATCGGTCCGGTGGGGGCCTACCTCTCCTTCTTCCTTTTTGCCTCCTTCGGCATGGCCGCCTATGTCGTCCCGCTGCTGCTCCTGACGGCCAGCATCGCCTTCGTCCGAAAGTGGGAGATCCCCTGGAAGGAGTGTTTCTTTTGGGCCGTACTCTTTTTGGCCGGGCTCTGCGGCCTGCTCGACCTGCCCCCCAGCTTCGCGGACGGGTGGCGGCGGAAGATCGACGTGGGGAGCGTGGGCGGCTTCTTCGGGGAAAACCTGAACGCCTTTCTCCTGGTCCGTTTCCTGGGCCGGACCGGCGCGGCGATCCTCCTTAGCTCGATGACGATCACCTCCTTCATCTTCCTCTTCCGGCAGCGGCCCATCGGGCTGGCCATCGCCTTTGCGGAGTGGTGCGTGGAGAGCTGGCAGGAATACCTGGAAAGCCGCCTGGAGAAAAAAGAGGGCTCCGCCGGCCGCATCGCCGTGGCGGAGCGCCGCCTCCGCCAGGAAGAGCAGATCCTGCAGAAGAAGATCACCCGCCTGGCCAAGGCCCCTCAGCCCGCCGCCGCCCCGGCCGCCGCGGCCATCCCGGAACCCCGCGTCATCGACACCTCCTACACCCCCGCATCCGTGCCGGAACCAGAGCCCGCCGCCGTCCAGGCCGCACCGCCGGCGGAGGAAGAGGTGGAAGAGCCCGCCGCGGAGGCAGCTCCCGCCCCCAAGCGCGCGCCGAAGAAGGCCCCCGCGCCCGCCGCCGTCCCGGCGGGCCCCGTGCCCGACTTCACCGGCTACGCCCTGCCGCCCCTCGACCTCCTGCAGAAGAACAACGCCGTCGCCCGTCCCCAGGCCACCTCGGAGGCGGAGCTGCGGGAGAACGCCGAACTGCTCGTCGCCACCCTGCGCACCTTCGGCATCGAGGTGACCCCGGGCGACATCACCAAGGGAACCACCATCACCCGTTACGAGGTCTACCCCGCTCCCGGCGTCCGGGTCGACCGCATCGTCAGCCTCCAGCGGGACCTCGCCCGCTCCCTCAAGGCGGAGCGGATCAACATCCTGGCCCCCATCCCCGGGCGCGACTCCGTCGGCATCGAGATCCCGAACACCTCGAAGGTCCCCGTCGTCCTGCGCGACCTCTTCGAGACGCCGGAGTGGACCGCCGCCCTGGCCAAGGGGAAGATCCCCTTGGCGCTGGGGAAGGACGTCTACGGCCAGACCCTCGTCGCCGACCTGGCGGAGATGCCCCACCTCCTCATCGCGGGAACGACCGGCTCCGGCAAATCGGTCTGCATCAACTCGATCCTCCTCTCCCTCCTCTTCAAGTTCACCCCCGCCGACCTGCGCCTGATTCTCGTCGACCCCAAGCAGGTCGAAATGCAGGTCTACAACGCGGTGCCCCACCTCGTCGTTCCCGTCGTCGTCGAGCCGAAGAAAGTCCTCGTCGCCCTCAACTGGGTCATCAAGGAAATGGAGAAACGCTACCGCATCCTGGCCCAGACCGGCGTGCGGAACATCTCCGCCTTCAACGGCCGCGTCCGCACCCCGGCCAAGCCCGCGTCGGAAGAGGAGCAGATGGACCTGCTCGATCAGCAGGGCGGGGAAGGGGAGGCGGACGACGAGGGCGCGCCGCCCGCGCCGAAGTCCCCCGCGGACGACATTCCCGACCGCCTCCCCTACATCGTCGTCATCATCGACGAGCTGGCCGACCTCATGCAGACCACCTCCGCCGAAGTGGAGACGGCCATCGTCCGCCTCTGCCAAAAGGCGCGCGCGGCGGGCATCCACCTCATCGTCGCCACGCAGACCCCGCGCCGGGAGGTCATCACCAGCCTCATCAAGACAAACATCCCCTCCCGCGTCGCCTTCCAGGTGCCCAGCGCCCTCGACTCCCGCGTCATCCTGGACGAGAACGGCGCGGAAAACCTCCTGGGCAAGGGCGACATGCTCTACCTCCCCCCCGGCTCCGGGAAGACCCTTCGCGGGCAGGGGGCCTTCGTCTCGGACGAGGAAGTCCTGCGCGTCGTCGAGGCCGCGGCCAAGCAGGCCCCCAACACCTTCGACTCGGAAATCCACCGCAAGCTCAACCCCGGCGGCGGCGGGGGCGGCGAGGCCGTTTCCGACGAGGACCGGGAGCTCGTCCTTCAGTGCATGGAAGTCATGCGCCAGGAAAAGCGGGCCAGCACCTCCATGCTCCAGCGCCGCCTGCGCCTGGGCTACAACCGGGCCGCCTGGGTCGTCGACTTCCTGGAGCGCAACGGCGTCCTGGGGCCGGAAAACGGCGCCAAGCCGCGCGAAATCCTGGTCGACCTCGACCAGTTCGATCCCGAAAGCCTCTTTGCGGGTTGATAAACCCCTTCCCCTTGATACCGTGACGAATTCCCCTTTCATAACGATGAAAAGCGTCGGTACCCAATTGCGCGAAGCGCGCGCCGCCCGCGGCCTGACCTCCAAGGCCGCCGCCAAGCTCACCAAGATCAAGGAACAGCAGCTCCTCCAGCTGGAAGCGGAGGCATACGACCAATTTCCCGCCCCCGCCTACGTCCGGGGCTTCGTCCGCATCTACGCGCGGACCCTCGGCCTGGACGAGGAAGCCGTCCTGCGCGACCTCGACCAGGTGCTGCTGAAGAAGGAAGACTCCCCCGCCTACCCCGCGCCGCTCCCCTACATCGACCGGAACGAGGAGCGCCGCTTCAGCCAGCCCCGGTTCCTCCGCCGCCTCACCTTCCTGGCCGCCCTGCTCATGGCCGGGGCAGTCCTCCTCATCCTGGCCATCCGCATCCGCCAGGTACTGCCCTCCTCCGCTCCGGCGCCTTCTGCCGCGGCGCCCGCGGCGGCTGCCATCGATCCGGTGCCCACTCCGCCCGCCGTCCCCGCTGATCCGGCGGACGAGCCCGTGGCCAAGGCGACGGCCATCGTCACCCCCGGGACTCCGGCAGCGGCCGCGCCCGCCCCGGACGAGCCCGTGGCCAAGGCCGTCCCCATCGCTCCCGCTTCGCCCGTCCCCGCCTCGGCGGCCGCCGTCTCCGCGCCCGCCCATCCCAACCCCACCCCGACTCCCGCCGCCAGCCATGAAATCACCACTCCCTGAGCCCCCCGCCGCCGCCGCCGAGGCGACGGTCAAAGTCGGCCTCATCTCCCTGGGCTGCGCCAAGAACCTCGTCGACTCGGAAATCATGATCGGCCACCTCCACCAGGCGGGCATGGCCATGACGCCGGACGCGGCGGAGGCCGACGTCCTCATCGTCAACACCTGCTCCTTCATCGACGAGTCAAAGGAGGAGAGCATCGAGGCCATCTTCGAGGCCAACCGCGACCGCGGCATGCACCGCCGCCGGGGCGGGCAGAAGCTCATCGTCGCCGGGTGCATGGCCCAGCGCTTCTCCAAGCAGCTGCCCAAGCTCATGCCGGAGGTCGACGCCTTCATCGGCCTGGACCAGATCACCAAGGTGGCCCCCATCATCGAGG includes:
- a CDS encoding DNA translocase FtsK, which gives rise to MAATKPTPTHAYAEVWGILCFGGVLLTVLSLFSYDAYDIGVNTSQANLQINNAIGPVGAYLSFFLFASFGMAAYVVPLLLLTASIAFVRKWEIPWKECFFWAVLFLAGLCGLLDLPPSFADGWRRKIDVGSVGGFFGENLNAFLLVRFLGRTGAAILLSSMTITSFIFLFRQRPIGLAIAFAEWCVESWQEYLESRLEKKEGSAGRIAVAERRLRQEEQILQKKITRLAKAPQPAAAPAAAAIPEPRVIDTSYTPASVPEPEPAAVQAAPPAEEEVEEPAAEAAPAPKRAPKKAPAPAAVPAGPVPDFTGYALPPLDLLQKNNAVARPQATSEAELRENAELLVATLRTFGIEVTPGDITKGTTITRYEVYPAPGVRVDRIVSLQRDLARSLKAERINILAPIPGRDSVGIEIPNTSKVPVVLRDLFETPEWTAALAKGKIPLALGKDVYGQTLVADLAEMPHLLIAGTTGSGKSVCINSILLSLLFKFTPADLRLILVDPKQVEMQVYNAVPHLVVPVVVEPKKVLVALNWVIKEMEKRYRILAQTGVRNISAFNGRVRTPAKPASEEEQMDLLDQQGGEGEADDEGAPPAPKSPADDIPDRLPYIVVIIDELADLMQTTSAEVETAIVRLCQKARAAGIHLIVATQTPRREVITSLIKTNIPSRVAFQVPSALDSRVILDENGAENLLGKGDMLYLPPGSGKTLRGQGAFVSDEEVLRVVEAAAKQAPNTFDSEIHRKLNPGGGGGGEAVSDEDRELVLQCMEVMRQEKRASTSMLQRRLRLGYNRAAWVVDFLERNGVLGPENGAKPREILVDLDQFDPESLFAG
- a CDS encoding helix-turn-helix domain-containing protein; the encoded protein is MKSVGTQLREARAARGLTSKAAAKLTKIKEQQLLQLEAEAYDQFPAPAYVRGFVRIYARTLGLDEEAVLRDLDQVLLKKEDSPAYPAPLPYIDRNEERRFSQPRFLRRLTFLAALLMAGAVLLILAIRIRQVLPSSAPAPSAAAPAAAAIDPVPTPPAVPADPADEPVAKATAIVTPGTPAAAAPAPDEPVAKAVPIAPASPVPASAAAVSAPAHPNPTPTPAASHEITTP